A stretch of Paenibacillus mucilaginosus 3016 DNA encodes these proteins:
- a CDS encoding AI-2E family transporter — MVRLPQSRFFRISLGVILILIILNLFIRVSFLFSPLYAIARTILIPFIISGFCYYLLRPLVHLLESRGIRRPSATLVLYIFLADVAALLVVGLGPMLQSQTSLFVQNIPELLEGLTAQMEKMERTRWLSGYFTSDSLNLSAKLSEWISTTMNVATDYLTNALGVMTSTLLIITAIPIILYYLLSDGPKAMDAFLELFPERYQPPVRDMLDDMDKVLSEFMIGRILVCIVVGAMLYIGFLIISLPYPLLLATFAMIMNFIPFIGPLIGLVPCLMIAFTESSGMALWVLLIFIIAKMADNSLVSPQVFGKRMDLHPLTVVILLLVSAETAGIFGMLLSIPVYMVLKIIWLRFKPTLHV, encoded by the coding sequence GTGGTCCGATTGCCGCAAAGCCGTTTTTTTCGGATCAGTCTCGGGGTGATCCTGATTCTGATCATTCTGAATCTGTTCATCCGGGTCAGCTTTCTCTTCTCTCCACTGTACGCCATCGCCCGAACGATCCTGATCCCTTTCATTATCTCCGGCTTCTGCTACTATCTTCTGCGTCCGCTGGTCCATCTCCTGGAGTCCCGCGGAATCCGCAGACCGTCAGCCACCCTGGTCCTGTACATATTTCTGGCTGATGTAGCGGCTCTGCTGGTGGTGGGCCTCGGCCCCATGCTTCAGAGTCAGACGAGCCTCTTCGTCCAGAACATCCCTGAACTGCTCGAGGGACTCACGGCCCAGATGGAGAAAATGGAGAGAACCCGCTGGTTGTCCGGTTACTTTACCAGTGATTCATTGAACTTGTCCGCCAAGCTGTCGGAGTGGATCAGTACGACCATGAACGTCGCTACGGACTATCTCACCAATGCGCTTGGTGTCATGACCAGTACGCTGCTGATTATCACAGCGATTCCAATCATTCTGTATTATCTGCTCTCCGATGGTCCCAAAGCGATGGATGCCTTCCTCGAGCTCTTTCCGGAGAGGTACCAGCCGCCCGTCCGCGATATGCTGGATGATATGGATAAGGTCCTCAGTGAGTTTATGATTGGCCGGATCCTCGTCTGCATTGTAGTGGGAGCCATGCTCTACATCGGTTTTCTGATCATCTCTCTGCCCTATCCATTGCTGCTCGCCACCTTTGCGATGATTATGAACTTCATACCATTCATCGGGCCGCTGATCGGCCTTGTTCCCTGTCTCATGATCGCCTTTACAGAGTCATCCGGGATGGCGTTATGGGTGCTGCTGATCTTTATCATCGCCAAAATGGCGGATAACAGCCTGGTCTCTCCCCAAGTGTTCGGCAAGCGGATGGATCTTCACCCCCTCACGGTCGTCATCCTGCTGTTGGTTTCTGCAGAGACCGCCGGCATCTTTGGAATGCTGTTGTCCATACCGGTGTATATGGTCCTTAAGATCATCTGGCTTCGCTTCAAGCCAACCTTGCACGTATAA
- a CDS encoding SDR family oxidoreductase, translating into MTLMNNQPQQANKRLKDRVALVTGGGSGIGRAAAIRMAEQGAKVVILGRDKEELLEVEKHIKDQGGEACSLKADISIPEQMEKSLKDAADKWGRLDIVFANAGINGVLTSIEAMEVKEWQQVVDINLKGTFLTVKYAIPYLKENGGSIIITSSINGNRVFSNFGFSAYSTTKAGQVAFMKMAALELAKFKIRVNAICPGAISTNIDENTKRKPEVEEIRIPIEFPEGDQPLKQASGSSEQVADLVLFLASNESSHITGTEIYIDGAESLLHG; encoded by the coding sequence ATGACACTCATGAACAACCAGCCTCAGCAGGCCAACAAAAGGCTTAAAGATAGGGTAGCCCTGGTTACGGGGGGCGGCTCCGGAATCGGGCGCGCCGCGGCGATACGAATGGCCGAGCAGGGTGCCAAGGTCGTGATCCTTGGCAGGGATAAGGAAGAGCTTCTTGAGGTGGAAAAGCATATCAAGGATCAAGGCGGAGAAGCTTGCAGCCTGAAGGCGGATATCTCCATTCCGGAGCAGATGGAAAAAAGCTTGAAAGACGCTGCCGACAAGTGGGGGCGCCTGGATATCGTCTTTGCCAATGCGGGAATCAACGGGGTTCTGACCTCTATCGAAGCTATGGAGGTAAAAGAATGGCAGCAGGTGGTGGATATTAACCTGAAGGGGACGTTCCTTACGGTCAAATACGCCATCCCTTATCTCAAAGAGAATGGCGGCAGTATCATCATCACCAGCTCCATTAATGGAAACCGGGTCTTCTCCAACTTCGGGTTCAGTGCTTACAGCACCACCAAGGCCGGACAGGTCGCCTTCATGAAGATGGCCGCCTTGGAATTGGCCAAGTTCAAAATCCGCGTAAATGCCATTTGTCCCGGTGCCATCTCCACCAACATCGACGAGAACACCAAACGAAAGCCGGAAGTAGAAGAAATTCGGATTCCGATCGAATTTCCTGAAGGAGACCAGCCGTTGAAACAAGCCTCCGGTTCTTCTGAACAGGTAGCGGATCTCGTATTGTTCCTGGCCTCGAATGAATCTTCACATATCACCGGAACTGAAATTTATATTGATGGAGCCGAGTCTTTACTGCACGGGTAG
- a CDS encoding general stress protein, producing MDKRPRISVVHDANEARDQVRLWVLQGHNKEEIYVLAHDDARTDLVADYSDAEKIGMSEEGVWNSIANMFRSQGDELRAKLKALHVPDAEAERLEQELDDGKIVLLATGGR from the coding sequence ATGGACAAAAGGCCGCGGATCAGTGTGGTCCATGATGCCAACGAAGCCCGCGATCAGGTCCGCCTCTGGGTGCTTCAGGGACACAACAAAGAAGAGATTTACGTGCTGGCTCATGATGATGCGAGGACAGATCTAGTCGCCGATTACTCGGATGCCGAGAAGATCGGCATGTCGGAGGAGGGAGTGTGGAACAGCATCGCCAACATGTTCCGTTCCCAAGGGGACGAACTTCGCGCGAAGCTTAAAGCGCTGCATGTTCCTGACGCTGAAGCCGAGCGGCTGGAGCAAGAACTGGACGATGGCAAAATCGTCCTGCTGGCCACCGGCGGCCGGTAA
- a CDS encoding alpha-glycosidase, which translates to MLRECFYHVSNSNWAYAYTKEKIHLRFRTKRDDVTEIAAVTGDKYDWDRTYKEYPMLRIASDAYFDYWEATVKPKYKRLTYGFRITAGTETVWMVETGVYNEQPYPPGGYYDFPYIHEIDLFTAPEWAKSAIFYQIFPDRFANGDLENDPEGTEQWGDTPTTDNSFGGDLQGIIDKLDYIVNLGVNAIYLTPVFESPSNHKYDTLDYKKVDPQFGDNAKLKELVEACHDRGIRVMLDAVFNHCSEHFALFQDVVKKGEKSKYADWFHVREFPIEVKDGIPTYDTFGFFQHMPKFNTANPEVKEYLLDVAEYWIKEIKIDGWRLDVANEIDHHFWRDFRKIVKAANPEAYIVGEVWNDSLKWLLGDQFDSVMNYPFSNKVLEFFSSSYMDGYTFANSMGFLLMRYPQQTNEVVFNLLCSHDTPRVLTCVGEDKRRLKLCVVFLLTYIGTPCIFYGDEIGLTGGGDPDCRKCMVWEPEHQDNELYDFYKLLIALRKDYDVLRQGGFRFLKADSGDSRIIYERIDDKMHFTVWMNNTEEETVLSHPMETDDWKDALSQEDVVPENGMMNIKLDPLGYRILYRWL; encoded by the coding sequence ATGCTTCGGGAGTGCTTTTATCATGTGTCCAACAGCAACTGGGCTTACGCCTATACCAAAGAGAAGATTCACCTTCGCTTCCGGACCAAGCGTGACGACGTGACTGAGATTGCAGCCGTGACTGGGGACAAATACGACTGGGACCGTACATACAAGGAATACCCGATGCTCCGTATTGCTTCCGACGCTTACTTTGACTATTGGGAGGCCACGGTGAAGCCCAAGTACAAACGGCTCACTTACGGATTCCGGATTACGGCAGGAACCGAAACCGTATGGATGGTCGAGACCGGCGTATACAATGAGCAGCCCTATCCTCCGGGTGGGTACTACGATTTTCCTTATATTCACGAGATTGACCTCTTCACCGCACCGGAATGGGCCAAGTCCGCCATCTTCTATCAGATCTTCCCGGACCGCTTCGCCAATGGAGACCTCGAGAACGACCCGGAAGGCACTGAACAGTGGGGCGATACTCCTACCACCGACAATTCCTTCGGCGGAGATCTCCAGGGTATTATCGATAAGCTTGACTACATCGTGAATCTTGGCGTCAATGCCATCTACCTGACTCCCGTGTTCGAATCCCCCTCCAACCACAAGTACGATACCCTGGATTACAAAAAAGTAGATCCGCAGTTCGGCGACAATGCCAAACTGAAGGAGTTGGTTGAGGCCTGTCATGATCGCGGGATTCGTGTCATGCTGGACGCCGTGTTCAACCACTGCAGCGAGCACTTTGCCTTGTTCCAGGATGTCGTCAAGAAGGGGGAGAAGTCCAAGTATGCCGACTGGTTCCATGTCCGCGAATTTCCGATTGAGGTGAAGGACGGGATCCCGACCTACGATACGTTCGGATTTTTCCAGCATATGCCGAAGTTCAACACTGCCAATCCGGAGGTCAAAGAATACCTGCTCGACGTAGCCGAGTATTGGATCAAGGAGATCAAGATCGACGGCTGGCGTCTGGATGTAGCCAACGAGATCGACCACCACTTCTGGCGCGATTTCCGCAAAATCGTTAAAGCGGCGAATCCGGAAGCTTATATTGTCGGCGAGGTATGGAACGATTCACTCAAGTGGCTGCTCGGCGACCAATTCGACTCGGTCATGAACTATCCGTTCTCCAACAAGGTACTGGAATTCTTCTCGAGCTCCTATATGGACGGCTATACGTTCGCCAACAGCATGGGCTTCCTGCTTATGCGGTATCCGCAGCAGACCAACGAGGTCGTCTTCAATCTGCTCTGCAGCCATGATACGCCGCGGGTGCTGACGTGTGTGGGAGAAGACAAACGCCGTCTCAAGCTCTGTGTCGTGTTCCTGCTGACCTACATCGGGACCCCTTGTATCTTCTACGGGGATGAGATCGGCCTTACGGGCGGCGGAGATCCGGACTGCCGCAAGTGTATGGTGTGGGAGCCGGAGCACCAGGATAATGAGCTATACGACTTTTACAAGCTCCTGATTGCCCTGCGCAAAGATTACGACGTCCTGCGCCAAGGCGGATTCCGCTTCTTGAAGGCCGATTCAGGCGACTCCCGGATCATCTACGAACGCATTGACGACAAAATGCACTTCACCGTCTGGATGAACAACACAGAGGAAGAAACCGTGCTGTCCCACCCGATGGAGACCGATGACTGGAAAGACGCCCTTTCGCAGGAAGATGTGGTACCGGAGAACGGCATGATGAATATCAAGCTCGATCCATTGGGATACCGGATTTTGTACCGCTGGCTCTGA